From Xanthomonas sp. 10-10:
ACTGCAGCTTGGCGAAGGCATAGCCGGCCATGGTGTTGATCAGCAGCGAGCCCAACGTGATCAGCCCGGACACCAGCAGGCTGTTGGCGAAGTTGCGCGCCATGCCGGTGCGCGCGAACAGCTCGTGGTAGTTGGCGGTGGTGAACGCCGACGGCAGCATCGGCGGCGGAAACCGGCTGGCTTCGCCAGTGGGCATGAACGACACCGACAGCATCCATAGCAGCGGCGCCAGGCTGATCAAGGCCAGCACCAGCAAGCCGCCGTTGATCAGCACGCCGTTCCAGCGCGATTCGCCGACATCACGACTCATATCAGGTCCTTCTTGCGGCCGAAGCGCAGCATCACGGTGGTCACCGCCAGGATGATCAGGAACAACAGGAACGCCACCGCCGACGCGCGGCCGAGGTTCCACCACTTGAAGCCTTCCTCGAACATGAAATACAGCACGCTGACGGTGCTCTGCAGCGGGTCGCCGCGGGTCATCACGTAGGGCTCGGCAAACAGCTGGAAATAGCCGGAGATGGTGATCACCCCGACCACCATCAGCACCGGGCCGAGCATCGGCAGGGTGATATGCAGGAACTGCTTCCAGCGTGAGGCGCCATCGATGCGCGCAGCCTCATACAGGTCCTGCGGAATCGCCTGCAGCCCGGCCAGGAAGATCACCATGTTGTAGCCGAAGTTCTTCCATACCGCGAACAGCATGATGGTGGGCATGGCCCAGCGCGGATCGCCCAGCCAGTCGATGGGGGCGATGCCCAGATGGCTCAGGCCGAAGTTCACCAGGCCGTACTTGATGTGGAACAGGTAGCGCCAGATCACCGCCACCGCCACCAGCGTGGTCACCACCGGCGCGAACAAGGCGGTGCGGAACAGCGCCTTGAAGCGCGAGGCCTTGGCGTTGAGCAGCAAGGCCGCACCGAGCGACACGCCGATCGACATCGGCACACCCAGCAACACGAAGTAGGTGGTGTTCCACAACGACTTCCAGAACAGCGGCGTCTGCAGCAGATCGATGTAATTGCCCAGGCCGACGAAGCGCAGGTGGCTGCTGTCGGCCAATGCGTACAGGTCGAAGTCGGTGACGCTGAGCACCAGCGCGGCGAACACCGGCACGCCGAAGAACATGCCCAGCACCAGGATCGACGGGGCTGCGAATACCCAGCCGGCGACGGAATTGCGCTTCATCATCGTGCCGCCTCCTTGTCCGCTGCTGCGGCTGGCGTCGCGGCTGGTGGTGCGTCTGGTCGTGCGTCTGACCCACCAGCAGGTGCAGTGGATTCACCAGCGGGGCCGACATGCCCGCCCTCCTGTTCGAAGATCCAGCGGCGCTTGGCCAGTATCTCGTCCACGCGTTTGTCCAGTTCCTGCACGGCGGCCTCGTGCGATTGACCGCCGCGCACCACGCGCTCGGTCACCAGGCGCATTTCCTGCACGATGCGCTCCCACTCCAGCACCTTGGGCGTGGCCTTGACCCGCTCCAGCTGATCGCCGAAGGCGTGCGCCAGTTCGTCGTTGGCCAGCGATGGCAGCTTCCAGGTGCTACGACGCGGCGGCAGGTCGCCGATGATGGCGTGGAAGCGCGCCTGTACCGTGGGCTGCGACAGGTATTCGATCAGCTTCCAGCTGGCATCCTTGTGTTGCGACGACTTGAAGATCACCAGGCTGGAGCCGCCGGCAATGCCCGCGCCCAGGCCGTTGGGTCCCGGCAGCGGCGCGGTGCCCCACTTGCCTTCCATGCCCGGCGGCTGGCGCAGCTTGAACTCGCGCACGTTCCACGGGCCGGACAAGTAGAACGCGTAGTAACCGTTGAAGAATTCGTACCAGACGTTGGAGACCTGGGTCTCGGACACCTTCGGCGCCCATCCGTTCTGGTACATGGTGTCGTAGAAGCCCAGCGCCTTGCGGAAGCCTTCGCCGCGGAAGTTGCCGTAATTGTCGTGGTCGCGCAGCAGGCGGTCGTCCTGCTGCAGCGCGAACGACAGCTGCTGCTCGAACTCGTTGAGCGGCATCAGGATGGCGTAGCGGTCCGGGCCGACCTTGCGCTTGATCGCTGCCATCACCTGTTCCATCTCGGCCCAGGTCTTGGGCATTTCGTTGTAACCGGCCTCGCGCAGCAGATCCTTGCGATAGAACAGCAGCCGGGTGTCCACATACCACGGCACGCCATACAGGGTGCCATCGACCAGATTGGTGTCCCACACGCCGGGGAAATAATCCTGCGGGTCGACGATGCTGGACCGCGCCACGTATGGCTGCATCGGCTCCAGCGTATCCAGCAGGGCGAACTCCGGCAGCCAGGTGTTGCCGAGTTGGCACACGTCCGGCAAGCCGTCGGCGGCGAAGGCGGTCAGCAGTTTCTCGTGCGCCGCCGTCATCGGGATGTTCTGCACATCGACCTGGATGTCCGGGTTCTGCTTCTCGAAGTCGGCCACCAGTTCGGCAACCACTTCGGCCTCCTTGCCCATGGCCCAGAAGCGCACGGTGGTCTTGGCGGGATCGGAGCGGTCACATCCCGCCGCACCTGCACACAGGGCGGCGGCCAACATCAACAGTTTCAAAAGGCGCACGGATTACTCGGGTTTTTGGCGTTGCGAGGGGTCTTGCTGGGCCTGGGCGGCGGCGGCACGCGATTCGGCCATGCCCAGCGAGCGTGCGGCGGCCTTCTGCTCGTCCTTTTGCGGCAACGGCTGCGGCTCGCCCTCGGGGGTGAGCCAGCCGCCGGTGAAGCCGGCGCGTTCCAGACCGGCGCGGATGTAGGGGTTCTTCTTCATCACCGTCCAGACGAATTCGTTCTGGTAGTTGGCGATCATCGCCAGGATCGGGCCCTGGTCGATGGCGATGTAGTCGCTGGCCACCCAGCCGCGGTCCGGCACCATGCGCCCGGTCTTGAGCGGGATGTCGTAGTTGAAGCTGGGGTTGAACGAATCCAGGAAGCCGTAGCTGGAATACAGGAAGTCGCCATAGCGCTTGTGCATCTCTTCGGTGGCCGGGATCACTACTTCCGGGGCGAATACGATCGAGGAGATCGCCGCCGATGGCACGATGGTGCCGTCGTCGAAGTTCTCACGCAGGCCGGCGCCGCGCGAGGAGTAGTGGCGGAACTGGCGCTGCTCGCCACGATATTCCTGGCTGGTGTTCTGCGGGCCGTCGCCAGCGGTCAGGCCCCAGACGTTCTCGCCGTAGTCCTTCCACTTCATCGGGTTGTCGATGGCGTAGTCGCGCTGGGCCAGGGTGGCGCGGCGGCTGTTGAGGAAATAGTCGATGCCGCGTTCGCGCATGTACTGGTCCTGGATATCGCGGAAGTCGATCCAGACATGGCTGTACTGGTGGCCGAACAGCGGGCCGAAGGACAGGTACTCCTGCCCCTGGTAGACGCCCCAGTCGTTGTTGTAGGTCCGCGTCCAGCTGGTCCACGCCTCCGGGTCCACGCCATGGGTAGGTGAGCCCAGCGCGAGGATGTACAGCATCATCGCTTCGTTGTATCCCATCCAGTCGTGGTCGATGAAGCCGCTCTCGGGGAACCAGCCCATCGAGATCAGTGGTGCGCGTTGCTGCAGCCAGCGCCAGTCCACGCGCTTGTACAGCGTGTCGGCGATCTGGCGGATTTCTTTTTCGCGCGGGTCGTCGCCGTCGTAATACGACTGGGTGAACAACACGCCCATCATCAGCAGCGCGGTGTCCACGCTCGACAGCTCGACCCAGCTGTCGTAGCGGTTGCCCTGCTGCATATCCAGAAAGTGATAGTAGAAGCCCTTGTAGCCGGCCCTACCGGTCCGCTGCGGCCCCATGGGCGCATCGCGGAAGAATTTCAGCGTGGTCAGGGTGCGATCGATCGCCTGATTGCGGCTGACCCAGCCATTTTCGATGCCGATCGGATACGCGGTCAGCGCAAACCCCACCGAGGCAATGCTGGCGAACGGACGCGATGGAAATCGATCCGGCGCCAGTCCGTTGAGTTCGTTGGTGGTGTCCCAGAAGAACTGGAAGGTGCGTCGCTCGATGTCCGAAAACAGGGGCGGCAACGGCGGTTTGACCGGCTTGGGGGGGATTTGCGCTTCGATCAGGATCACTTTTACGGGTGCCTTTTTTTCAGCGACCTTGGGCTCCTCGGCCTGCTTGCAGGACGCCAGCAACAGCGCTCCCAGCATGAATGGAACGATCAACCACCGCGATGTGTTGCCCCTGTTCATCCGCCCCCCACTTGTGTAATCGATTACATCCCGCACGCCAACCTACCCTATCCAAGCGCCGAGTTCGACCGCCCTGGCCTGCGCCAGGGCGGTCGGGTCCTCACCAGTTCAGGCCAAAGGCCAGCCGGAAGGTCCGCATCGGCGATGCCAGCACGCCGGTTGGCGTGCCGTAAGCCGTGTTCAAGTCACCGAGTGTCCCGGTCTCGCCGTTAAAGTCGGCGTAGTTCACCCAATTGAACACGTTGAGGATATCCGCACGGACGTTGAATTTGACACCGCCGCCGGTATCCCATTCTTTATTGGCCGCAATGCTGAACTCCTTGTAGCCCAGCGTGCCGTCCGGCTTGAACTGGACGATGTAGCACTGGTCGTTGCCGGCCACGCAGTTCTGCCCGTAGCGCGCGGTCTGGCTGGCCAGCGACAGCTTGCCGGACAGCTTGACCTCGTACGGCAGCTCGTAGATGCCGGTGACCACCAGACGGTTCTTGGCGATGCCACCGGCCTCGCGCCAGCCGTAGTCCTGGACGCGCTCGCGATCCAGCGCGTAGTGCTCGCCGAACTGGCGGTTCTCCTTGGCATCGGAATAGGTGTAGGCCACGGTCAGGCCCCAACCGGATTCCTCATCGAAGGGCTTTTCGACCTGCAGGGCCAGCTGGTTGTTGCGGGTCTCCACGCCATTCGTGCCCAGCACGATCGCGCTATAGCCGTCCGGGCCGTCGTTCGGCGAACCGGAGGTGGTACCCGGCAGGAAGAACGAGCCGTCCGGCAGACGGTTACCGCGCACGAACGCGAAACCGTCGTGGCTTTCGATGCGGCTCAGGGTCACGTCGGTGAACCAGTCCTGGCCCCATAGCGGCACCATGTTGCGCATGCCGATGCTGAATTGGTCGGAGTACGGGGTCTTGATGTTGTTGTCGATCAGATAGATTTCCCGCCCGCCGCCGCCAGCGCTGGTCGCCGCCAGTGCATCGAGCCCTTCCTGGGTGTTGTAGGCCGGATTCCATGCGGTGCACGGGTCGCCCAGGCAGGCCTGGCCGTTCTGGGCGTTGGGGTTGGTGAAGTAGTAGCTATAGGACTTGAACGAATTGTTGAGCTGTTCGAGCGCCAGGTAATCGAAGATGTTGCGGTCGTAGGCACGGCCGGCACCGCCGTAGATCACGTGGGCCTGGTCGCCAAACAGGTCGTACGAGGCACCAAGACGCGGCTGCCAGGCATTCTTGAACGCCTTGCGGTTGTTGCCGGTGCTGATGAAGTTGTTGATGTCGTAGTTGGCATTCTGCAGGTTCGGCCAGTTCTGCAACGCACCGGCTACATCGGACGGCGTGACGAAGTCCAGGAACGCAGGGGTTTCTTCGTAGTCGTAGCGCACGCCCAGGTTCAGGGTCCAGTGCTCGTTGACCTCCCAGTCGTCCTGCAGATAGATGCCGTACTGCTTGTTATTGGACACCACCGAACCACCACCTTCGACCAGCGGCGCACCGAAGCGCACCCGGTACGGCGTTTCGAGATCGCCGAGGATGTTGTAGTAGTACTGCGGGTTGGCCGGATTGAACTGGGTCGAATCCAGATCGATGCTCTTGAACTTCACGCCCATCTTGACGGTGTGCGCGCCGTGCCATTCCAGGCTGTTCAAGGTCAGGTCGTCCTGGAAGGTCCAGCCCTTCTGCCCCTTGCGCTGGAAGCTGCTGCCGGCGCCCGCGGACAGCACTTCGTCCTCGATTCCGCGCACTGGCGCATAACTCAGCACATAACCGGTGCCGTTGTTGATCGGCGCCTGGTTCCAGAACGCGCTCTCGTAGCTGAGGTTGGCTTCGTTGAGGAAGTTGGCACCGCTGTACTGCCAACGCAGGTTGGCGCGCTTTTCTTCCTGGCCGTTGATGCTGCCGTGCTCGAGGGTCGAGGTGCCGCCGACATCGTTGAGCTCGTCTTCCTTGCGGTACTTGCCACTCAGCTCGAACAGGTTGTTCTCGCCGATGGTCCAGTCGATCTTGCCGAAGTACAGGTCTTCCTTGAACGGGGTGCTGTAGGTGGCAACCAGCGGCTGCAGCTGCGCAGGCAACTGGTCGACGCGGTCGGAATAGATCGAACCGGGGATCACCACGTTGGGGGTGGTGTATTCCTTGGCCTCATAGGCGATGAAGAAATGCGCCTTGTCCTTGAGGATCGGGCCGCTGAAGGTGGCGCCGTACTGGGTCTCCTCGAAGTCGTCGCGCACGCCGGCCTTCTTCTCCAGCGGGCTCTCTTCGCGCCAGCCGTCGTTGCTGGTGTCCCAGAAGAAGCTGCCGTGGAAATCGTTGGTGCCGGACTTGGACGAGGCCACGATGGCCGCGCCGCTGACCTGGTCGAACTCGGCCTTGTAGTTTGAGGTGATGACCTTGTATTCGCCGATCGCCGACTGCGGGAACGGGTTGCCGCGGCTGGAGTCCTGGCCGCTGACGCCGCCGGTGAGCACGTAGTTCTTCTGGCTCACGCCGTCGATATAGACGTTGGTGCCTTCGGCCGAGGTGGCGCCCGAACGGACCTTGGTGGTGCCGTTGGCATCGCGGGTGAACTGCACGTTCGGCACGGTGTCGGCCAGTTCCAGGAAGTTGCGCGTGGCACGCGGCAGGTTCTGGATCTGCACGTTGGAGATGTACGTGGCGTTCTCGGAGGTGCGCGTTTCCACCAGCACCGGCGGCGCCTTGACCTGCACCGCGTCCAGCGTGGTGGCGTTACCAGCTTCGGCCGTGGCCGGCTCGCCGCCGACGCCCAGGTTCAAGGTCGCCGTCTGGCCGACCTGCACGGTCACATTCTGCGAGCTGGTCTGACCATTGGCGGTGACGTCGATGCGGTACGAGCCCGGCGGCAGACCGCCGACCGAATAACCGCCGTTGCTGACCTGTACGGTGCGGGTCAGGCCGGTCGCCAAGTTGGTGGCCGTCACCTGCGCCTGGGCGGCGGGAGCGGAGTCGACGCTGACCTGGCCGCGGATGGTCGCGGCAGTGCTCTGCGCAAATGCAGGCGCGGCGCCCAGCAGCAGGCAGCTGGCCAGAGCACAGCTGAGCAGCTTGCGCGACGGGCGGGCGGAATGGGGGTGGTGGTGGCGCATTGGTCCCTCCAGGGATCGGTACAGATTGTTGTTGTGGTGTTGCAAACCAGCAGGAACGACCGCTGCGGGGGAGCAGCGGGAGCGGACAGAACGTCCGCGAAAGTCAGGGGCCGGACTCGCCGGCGCCGCAGGAAGTCCGTATCACCAGCTCGGGCGTCAGCAGTTGGCGGCTACCGTCGTCATGGCCGGGCAGTTCCACCAGCCGCATCAATCGGGTCATCGCCTGTTCGCCCAGACGCGCGATGCTGACCCGCATCGTGGTCAGCGCCGGGTGGACGAAGCGCGCCAGCGGAATGTCGTCGAACCCTGCCAATGCCACATCGCCAGGTACCGACACCTCGGCCTGCGCAAACGCGTACAGGCAGCCGAGCGCGGTCATGTCGTTGGCGGCGAACACCGCATCGGGCAATGCGCCGGCGGCCAGCATCGCCAGCCCGGCGCGATGCCCGGAGGCTTCGTCGAAGTCGCCGGCATACTCGATTCCCTGCGCCTGGTCGCCGAATCCGGCAATCGCGTCGCGGAAACCGCGCAGGCGTTCGCGCGCATCGAAATTGAGCGAAGGCCCGCCGATGAAGGCGATGCGCCGGTGGCCCGCACCCAACAGGTGCTCGGTCATGGCCATGGCGCCGGCATGGTCATCGATGCTCAGCACCGGATAACCGGCGCCGGGCAGATGGGCATTGATCAGCACGGTGGGCAGCGCCTGCGGCAGGTTGTCGGTGAGAAATCCCGGCTGCTCGGCATACGGAGAGAGCACCAGCAGGCCGTCGACGCGCCCGCGCATCGACCGCAGCGCCCTGCCCTGGGCTTCCGGGTCGCCGTGATAGCTGGACACCAGCAGGTGCTGGCCGGCAGCGCGCGCCGCGCCGTCGATGCCGCGGATCAACTCGGAAAAGAATTCGCCGTACAGGTCAGGCAGCACCACGCCCAGGGTCTGCGACCGCCGGCTGCTCAGGCTACGGGCTGCCGCATGCGGGCTGTAGCGCAGCCGTTCGGCCACGTCCATGACCTGCTGACGCACCGGCCCGGCAACGTTGTCGTGCCCATTGAGCGCACGCGACACGGTGGCGACAGAGACCTGCGCTTCCCGAGCGACATCTTTGATGGTGACCGCACCCTTGGCCATTCGTGTCGCCCTCCGCGACCGACTTCCCAAAACTGGCGCGGACTGTAAGCGTTTTCATAAGCAGGCGTAAACCCCCATCTTCACACCCGTGAAAACGCTTACAGATCAAGCATCTGCAAGTGATGAATGCGTGAATGAATGTGCTGCGACGCAACAAACCCGCACCCACGTCTCCACAAACGAAGGTGAACGGCGATCACGGTTGGGGATGGCTGGGCCTGCTCATGGATCGGGAGCGGAGGATGGCTTGCCAATCGGTCGGTCGCTCCGGCGCTGCCCAACTTTGCAATGTCCTCCTGCGCAGGAGCGCACCGGGGCGCGACGGCTTTACCGGTAAGGCCCGTCGCGCCCAGGTGCGCTCCTACGACAGCGGTCTGTCGGATTGGCCTACCCAGCCTCGCCCGGCGCGATCGCCTCGATCGACAAGGCGTGAATGTCGGTCTGCATCATCTCTCCCACCGCGGCGTAGACCGCGCGGTGACGCGCCAGCGGCGGCTTGCCGGCGAAGACGGCGCTGACCACGCGCACATTGAAATGGCCGCGGCCGTCGCGGGCGCCGGCGTGGCCGGCATGCCGATGGCTGTCGTCCACCACCTCCAGCTCGGTCGGCGCCAATGCCGCTTGCAACGCTTGGCGAATCCGCTCGACCCGGCTCATGGCAAGACCCTGCGGAACGGCCGGACGTCCGTGCGCACGTAAACGCCGGCGGCCACATAGGGGTCGGCATCGGCCCAGGCGCGTGCGTCCTGCAAGGCGTCGAACTCGGCAATCACCACACTGCCGCTGAAACCGGCCGGACCCGGATCTTCGGCATCGATGGCCGGGCACGGGCCTGCCACCAGCAACCGCCCTGCCGCAGCCAGCGCCTGCAGGCGCGCCAGATGCGCCGGTCGCGCCTGCTGCCGCGCGGCCAGTGCATCGGCCCCGTCATACCCTTCGATTACGTACCACACATGCCACCTCATCCAGGACTTGAAGATCACCGCCGAGATTCTAGCCGCGTCAGCGCTGGACACCGCCCCCGCGCACGCATTACCCTTGGCGCTACTGCACACGCAACCGGACGCAGCGGCCCGTCGGCCCAGGCCCCATGCCTCATTCGACGACCGAATCGCTGCCCACCGCCGGCTCGCGTAGACGACCTCCTCGCTATTCCGTCGCCGCCTGCCACGCGGCGCCTGATGATATGCGGACCGGCGGATGTGAATTTGTGGGATCGTGCCGAAGCAGGCACGACATTGATCGCAATAACTCAAGGCAAAGCCCTGCAGGCGCGGCTTAAGACCGCGGCCGGCGACCGTAAGACCCGATGTCGACCTGATGAATTCCGAACTCGCGCACGTCGCGACTCCGCCAGCCACAAGCGCTCATCCACAGCAGCAGGAAATGCCGCTGGCGGTGGTGCATGGGCAACCGGTACTGCAGATCCCCCAGGATCTGTATATCCCGCCGGATGCGCTGGAAGTGATTCTGGACGCGTTCGAAGGTCCGCTCGACTTGTTGCTTTACCTGATCCGCCGCCAGAACCTGGACATCCTGGATATCCCCGTGGCCGAGATCACCCGGCAATACGTGGACTACATCAATGTGATGCAGGAGCTGCGCTTCGAACTGGCGGCCGAATATCTGGTGATGGCCGCGATCCTGGCCGAGATCAAATCGCGCATGCTGTTGCCGCGCCCACCCAGCCAGGACGGCGAAGAAGAAGACCCGCGCGCAGAGCTGGTGCGCCGTCTGCAGGAATACGAGCGTTTCAAGCAGGCCGCCGAAGACCTGGACACCCTGCCCCGCATGGGCCGCGACAGCGCCCCGGTGCAGGCGCATCTGCCCGAGCGCGCCGCGGTCAAGCTGCCGCCACCGGTGGAACTGAAAGAAATGCTGATGGCCCTGTACGACGTGCTCAAGCGCGCCGAGCTGTTCACCGGCCATGCGATCAAGCGCGAGGCGCTGAGCGTGCGCCAGCGCATGGGTGATGTGCTGAGCCGCCTGGACGACGGCAAGTTCTACCGTTTCGAATCGCTGTTCACTGCCGAAGAAGGCAAGCTCGGCGTGCTGGTCACCTTCCTGGCGCTACTCGAATTGGCCAAGGAGCAGTTGCTGGACATCGTGCAGGAAGCGCCGCTGGCGCCGATCTACGTGAAGTCGCTGGCGTTGGGCAATACCAATGCGCCGCTGCAATTCTCCAGCGAATTCGATGACAGCGACGCTGCCAACGAACCTATCTGAAGCCGATCACCGAATGGATCAAGCGCTGATCACCCGCATTATCGAAGCCGCCCTGTTGGCCAGCAGCCAGCCGTTGACGCTGGCGCAGCTGCAGGGGCTGTTTCCCGAAGAAGAGCCGGCGCCGCCCGGCAGCGTCGAGCGCGCGCTGGAACTGCTGCGCGAGGGTTGCACGGAGCGCGGCGTGGAGCTGGTCGAGGTGGCCTCGGGGTTCCGTTTCCAGGTCAAGGCCGATGTGCACGGCTGGGTCGCCCGTCTGTGGACCGAACGCCGCACCAAGTACACCCGCGCCACGCTGGAGACCCTGGCGCTGATCGCCTACCGCCAGCCGATCACCCGCGGCGAGATCGAACAGGTGCGCGGCGTGGCGGTCAGCAGCAACATCATCCAGGCACTGGAAGAACGCGAGTGGATCCGCGTGGTGGGCCACCGCGACGTGCCAGGCAAGCCGGCGCTGTTCGGCACCACCAAGGGCTTCCTGGATTACTTCGGGCTCAAGCGATTGGACGAGCTGCCGCCATTGTCTGAGTTGAAGGACATTGCCGAGCTGGAACCGCAGCTGCCGCTGGATCGCGACGGGCAACTGGATGGCGCGGTGCCGGCATCGGCGGCGATGGATGCGGAGCTTGCCGAAGCGGGTCCGGATGCGGATGCGGAGCTGGCGGATGCGGAGGGCGCTGGTGCAGCGACCGACGCGGCAGCCGGCGTGCACTCGGAGGCGGATGTTGGCGCGGATGCCGACCCGAGCGACGATGCGCCGGAACGCCGCGATGCGGACGTTTTGCCAGCAGCGGACAGCACGCCCGACGCAACCAGCGACACCGATGATGCAACGCACGTCGATGCCGAGATGGATGTCGATGTCGACGGTCAGGCTGCCGGCACCGCAACTGCAGTCGACGAAGAAAACGAACACCACGCCGACGCGGCCGATGACGATGCCAGCACGGATGCGTCGCGTAAGCAGACAACGCAACACCCCGAGCCTGTCTCGGCGCAGGACCCGAACACGCTGGACCCAGACGACGCCCGTGAGGGCGACCCCGACACCGCGCCGGGAACGCGCGCGGATGCAGTGAACGAAGACGAAGACAACGCCGTCGCGACGACGACCGTGGCTGTTGACGAAGCCGATTCCGACCCAGAGGCCGACCCAGAGCGCGTCGGCCGGAGCCAGACACATGAGTGACACCCCCCGCAAGCTGTCGTTGAACAAGCTTTCCCTCAAGCGCGACAGCGCGCCCGAAGCGCCCAAGCTGGAAGAGCGCCTGCACAAGGTGCTGGCCCAGGCCGGCCTGGGCTCGCGCCGCGCGCTCGAGCAACGTATTGCCGATGGCCTGATCAAGGTCAATGGCGCCGTCGCGCAGACCGGCATGTCGGTGCGCAGCGGCGACAAGATCGAGCTGGATGGCCGCAGTTTCGTGGCCAGCGCGCTGACCGAACCTTCGCGCGTGCTGATCTACAACAAGCCCGAAGGCGAAGTGACCACCCGCGAAGATCCAGAAGGCCGCCCGACCGTGTTCGAGTCGCTGCCGGCACTGAAGGGTTCGCGCTGGATCGCCATCGGCCGCCTGGACATCAACACCACCGGTCTGTTGTTGCTGACCACCGACGGTGAGCTGGCCAACGCGATGATGCACCCCTCCTACGAGGTCGAACGCGAATACGTGGTGCGCATGCGCGCCCCGGAAGGCGAGGAAAAGGTCTCCGACGCCATCATCGAGCGCCTGTCGCGCGGTGTGCTGCTGGAAGACGGCGGCGCCAAGTTCGACGAGATCGAGCGCATCGGCGGCACCGATTCGCACGACTGGTTCCGCGTGGTGGTCAAGGAAGGCCGCAACCGCGAAGTGCGCCGCCTGTGGGAATCGCAGGGCTGCCAGGTCAGTCGCCTCAAGCGCAGCCGCTACGGCAAGATCTCGTTGCCGCGCGAACTGCTGCGTGGGCAGTCGGTGGAAGT
This genomic window contains:
- a CDS encoding YciI family protein, translated to MWYVIEGYDGADALAARQQARPAHLARLQALAAAGRLLVAGPCPAIDAEDPGPAGFSGSVVIAEFDALQDARAWADADPYVAAGVYVRTDVRPFRRVLP
- a CDS encoding BolA family protein; translated protein: MSRVERIRQALQAALAPTELEVVDDSHRHAGHAGARDGRGHFNVRVVSAVFAGKPPLARHRAVYAAVGEMMQTDIHALSIEAIAPGEAG
- a CDS encoding sugar ABC transporter permease; the encoded protein is MMKRNSVAGWVFAAPSILVLGMFFGVPVFAALVLSVTDFDLYALADSSHLRFVGLGNYIDLLQTPLFWKSLWNTTYFVLLGVPMSIGVSLGAALLLNAKASRFKALFRTALFAPVVTTLVAVAVIWRYLFHIKYGLVNFGLSHLGIAPIDWLGDPRWAMPTIMLFAVWKNFGYNMVIFLAGLQAIPQDLYEAARIDGASRWKQFLHITLPMLGPVLMVVGVITISGYFQLFAEPYVMTRGDPLQSTVSVLYFMFEEGFKWWNLGRASAVAFLLFLIILAVTTVMLRFGRKKDLI
- a CDS encoding LacI family DNA-binding transcriptional regulator, whose amino-acid sequence is MAKGAVTIKDVAREAQVSVATVSRALNGHDNVAGPVRQQVMDVAERLRYSPHAAARSLSSRRSQTLGVVLPDLYGEFFSELIRGIDGAARAAGQHLLVSSYHGDPEAQGRALRSMRGRVDGLLVLSPYAEQPGFLTDNLPQALPTVLINAHLPGAGYPVLSIDDHAGAMAMTEHLLGAGHRRIAFIGGPSLNFDARERLRGFRDAIAGFGDQAQGIEYAGDFDEASGHRAGLAMLAAGALPDAVFAANDMTALGCLYAFAQAEVSVPGDVALAGFDDIPLARFVHPALTTMRVSIARLGEQAMTRLMRLVELPGHDDGSRQLLTPELVIRTSCGAGESGP
- a CDS encoding glucoamylase family protein, whose protein sequence is MNRGNTSRWLIVPFMLGALLLASCKQAEEPKVAEKKAPVKVILIEAQIPPKPVKPPLPPLFSDIERRTFQFFWDTTNELNGLAPDRFPSRPFASIASVGFALTAYPIGIENGWVSRNQAIDRTLTTLKFFRDAPMGPQRTGRAGYKGFYYHFLDMQQGNRYDSWVELSSVDTALLMMGVLFTQSYYDGDDPREKEIRQIADTLYKRVDWRWLQQRAPLISMGWFPESGFIDHDWMGYNEAMMLYILALGSPTHGVDPEAWTSWTRTYNNDWGVYQGQEYLSFGPLFGHQYSHVWIDFRDIQDQYMRERGIDYFLNSRRATLAQRDYAIDNPMKWKDYGENVWGLTAGDGPQNTSQEYRGEQRQFRHYSSRGAGLRENFDDGTIVPSAAISSIVFAPEVVIPATEEMHKRYGDFLYSSYGFLDSFNPSFNYDIPLKTGRMVPDRGWVASDYIAIDQGPILAMIANYQNEFVWTVMKKNPYIRAGLERAGFTGGWLTPEGEPQPLPQKDEQKAAARSLGMAESRAAAAQAQQDPSQRQKPE
- a CDS encoding sugar ABC transporter substrate-binding protein, whose translation is MRLLKLLMLAAALCAGAAGCDRSDPAKTTVRFWAMGKEAEVVAELVADFEKQNPDIQVDVQNIPMTAAHEKLLTAFAADGLPDVCQLGNTWLPEFALLDTLEPMQPYVARSSIVDPQDYFPGVWDTNLVDGTLYGVPWYVDTRLLFYRKDLLREAGYNEMPKTWAEMEQVMAAIKRKVGPDRYAILMPLNEFEQQLSFALQQDDRLLRDHDNYGNFRGEGFRKALGFYDTMYQNGWAPKVSETQVSNVWYEFFNGYYAFYLSGPWNVREFKLRQPPGMEGKWGTAPLPGPNGLGAGIAGGSSLVIFKSSQHKDASWKLIEYLSQPTVQARFHAIIGDLPPRRSTWKLPSLANDELAHAFGDQLERVKATPKVLEWERIVQEMRLVTERVVRGGQSHEAAVQELDKRVDEILAKRRWIFEQEGGHVGPAGESTAPAGGSDARPDAPPAATPAAAADKEAAR
- a CDS encoding TonB-dependent receptor, yielding MRHHHPHSARPSRKLLSCALASCLLLGAAPAFAQSTAATIRGQVSVDSAPAAQAQVTATNLATGLTRTVQVSNGGYSVGGLPPGSYRIDVTANGQTSSQNVTVQVGQTATLNLGVGGEPATAEAGNATTLDAVQVKAPPVLVETRTSENATYISNVQIQNLPRATRNFLELADTVPNVQFTRDANGTTKVRSGATSAEGTNVYIDGVSQKNYVLTGGVSGQDSSRGNPFPQSAIGEYKVITSNYKAEFDQVSGAAIVASSKSGTNDFHGSFFWDTSNDGWREESPLEKKAGVRDDFEETQYGATFSGPILKDKAHFFIAYEAKEYTTPNVVIPGSIYSDRVDQLPAQLQPLVATYSTPFKEDLYFGKIDWTIGENNLFELSGKYRKEDELNDVGGTSTLEHGSINGQEEKRANLRWQYSGANFLNEANLSYESAFWNQAPINNGTGYVLSYAPVRGIEDEVLSAGAGSSFQRKGQKGWTFQDDLTLNSLEWHGAHTVKMGVKFKSIDLDSTQFNPANPQYYYNILGDLETPYRVRFGAPLVEGGGSVVSNNKQYGIYLQDDWEVNEHWTLNLGVRYDYEETPAFLDFVTPSDVAGALQNWPNLQNANYDINNFISTGNNRKAFKNAWQPRLGASYDLFGDQAHVIYGGAGRAYDRNIFDYLALEQLNNSFKSYSYYFTNPNAQNGQACLGDPCTAWNPAYNTQEGLDALAATSAGGGGREIYLIDNNIKTPYSDQFSIGMRNMVPLWGQDWFTDVTLSRIESHDGFAFVRGNRLPDGSFFLPGTTSGSPNDGPDGYSAIVLGTNGVETRNNQLALQVEKPFDEESGWGLTVAYTYSDAKENRQFGEHYALDRERVQDYGWREAGGIAKNRLVVTGIYELPYEVKLSGKLSLASQTARYGQNCVAGNDQCYIVQFKPDGTLGYKEFSIAANKEWDTGGGVKFNVRADILNVFNWVNYADFNGETGTLGDLNTAYGTPTGVLASPMRTFRLAFGLNW